In the Adlercreutzia equolifaciens DSM 19450 genome, one interval contains:
- a CDS encoding pyridoxal phosphate-dependent aminotransferase: MAYYVDKHIKNTQRVFPEQGRYDFLRYDMNENPEGLPAWFVEEVKKSITPEYLAIYPEPDRFLTKYADYVGVPRDCVTCTNGTDQAIRYLLQTFCAQGHDVVTVTPSFEMYWVNCNILGLNHVPVAYNDDLSFNMQNLIDAITPNTDVVVLLNPNNPVGDAFSREDVVAAVEAARANDAVVIIDEAYHYFCPSTFIDLTQTYDNVIVMRTFSKLFSLAACRLGVIVSNPQIIHYVNNTRLTFDVNALALLFGEKILDHPELIDDLVAAEREGRFWTIETLQKRGWEARPSEGNFIFVRTHRPASEVAADLEARGILVKSWGSGMLKDYLRVSTGSKAAMEKLVDALGAVDAA; this comes from the coding sequence ATGGCCTACTATGTCGACAAGCACATCAAGAATACCCAGCGCGTCTTCCCCGAGCAGGGGCGCTACGACTTCCTCCGCTACGACATGAACGAGAACCCCGAGGGGCTTCCCGCGTGGTTCGTGGAAGAGGTGAAGAAGTCCATCACGCCGGAATACCTCGCCATCTACCCCGAACCCGACCGCTTCCTCACCAAGTACGCCGACTACGTGGGCGTCCCCCGCGACTGCGTCACCTGCACCAACGGCACCGATCAGGCCATCCGCTACCTGCTGCAGACCTTCTGCGCCCAGGGCCACGACGTCGTCACCGTCACCCCCTCCTTCGAGATGTACTGGGTGAACTGCAACATCTTGGGCCTTAACCACGTGCCCGTGGCCTACAACGACGACCTCTCCTTCAACATGCAGAACCTCATCGACGCCATCACCCCCAACACCGACGTGGTGGTGCTGCTGAACCCCAACAACCCCGTGGGCGACGCCTTCTCCCGCGAGGACGTCGTCGCCGCCGTCGAGGCGGCCCGGGCCAACGACGCCGTGGTCATCATCGACGAGGCCTACCACTACTTCTGCCCGAGCACCTTCATCGACCTCACCCAGACCTACGACAACGTCATCGTCATGCGCACCTTCTCGAAGCTGTTCTCGCTGGCGGCGTGCCGTTTGGGCGTGATCGTATCGAACCCCCAGATCATCCACTACGTGAACAACACGCGGCTCACCTTCGACGTGAACGCCCTGGCGCTGCTGTTCGGCGAGAAGATCCTCGACCACCCCGAGCTCATCGACGATCTGGTGGCCGCCGAGCGCGAGGGCCGCTTCTGGACCATCGAGACCCTGCAGAAGCGTGGCTGGGAGGCCCGCCCCTCCGAGGGCAACTTCATCTTCGTGCGCACGCACCGGCCCGCCAGCGAGGTGGCCGCTGACCTGGAGGCCCGGGGCATCCTCGTGAAGTCCTGGGGCTCGGGCATGTTGAAGGACTACCTGCGCGTCTCCACCGGGTCGAAGGCCGCCATGGAAAAGCTCGTCGACGCCCTGGGCGCCGTGGACGCCGCCTAA
- a CDS encoding NAD/NADP octopine/nopaline dehydrogenase family protein translates to MRITIFGAGNLGLASCAVLAQDNDVTLFTAKPHKNREALDFTYEGKPGHSAPFAVTDDIAAACQADMILCTYPAFLRQQFVADIEPYVQAGTSLGFMPGYGGIEYFCQDLIARGVTVFGLQRVPYVSRSSWSDRTAGILSAKTTLYVAALPKDRTADVARTIEGLFHIPTVPLKEFLAVTLVPSNPLLHTSGAYGVFKDYRPGDTYPEQLMFYEQWNDDTSRFLLAYDDELQAICRALAPLDLSEVVSLREYYESPTPEAMTAKLKSIRAFEAVKVPLSPTDEGTFVPNWNDRMFTEDYPFGVAIIKDIASMAGVPTPTIDTLLDFYREQTGIAYIDADGTALKDASASAMPRTFGLTTKEAFVKFYQS, encoded by the coding sequence ATGCGCATTACCATCTTCGGCGCGGGCAACCTCGGCCTTGCCAGCTGCGCCGTGCTGGCCCAGGACAACGACGTCACGCTGTTCACGGCCAAGCCCCACAAAAACCGCGAGGCCCTCGATTTCACCTACGAGGGGAAACCGGGGCACTCGGCGCCCTTCGCCGTGACCGACGACATCGCCGCCGCCTGCCAGGCCGACATGATCCTGTGCACCTACCCCGCCTTCCTGCGCCAGCAGTTCGTGGCCGACATCGAACCCTACGTGCAGGCCGGCACCTCCTTGGGCTTCATGCCCGGCTACGGCGGCATCGAGTACTTCTGCCAGGACCTCATCGCCCGCGGGGTCACCGTCTTCGGCCTGCAGCGGGTGCCCTACGTGTCCCGGTCCAGCTGGAGCGACCGCACCGCCGGCATCCTCTCGGCGAAGACCACCCTCTACGTGGCCGCCCTGCCGAAAGACCGCACCGCCGACGTGGCGCGCACCATCGAAGGCCTCTTCCACATTCCCACCGTGCCCCTCAAGGAGTTCCTGGCGGTGACGCTCGTGCCCTCCAACCCGCTTCTGCACACCTCCGGCGCCTACGGCGTCTTCAAGGACTACCGCCCCGGCGACACCTATCCCGAGCAGCTCATGTTCTACGAGCAGTGGAACGACGACACCTCGCGCTTCCTTCTCGCCTACGACGACGAGCTGCAGGCCATCTGCCGCGCCCTGGCGCCCCTCGACCTTTCCGAGGTGGTCTCGCTGCGCGAGTACTACGAGTCGCCCACGCCCGAGGCCATGACGGCGAAGCTGAAGAGCATCCGCGCCTTCGAGGCCGTTAAGGTGCCGCTCTCCCCCACCGACGAGGGCACCTTCGTGCCCAACTGGAACGATCGCATGTTCACCGAGGACTATCCCTTCGGCGTGGCCATCATCAAGGACATCGCCTCCATGGCGGGCGTGCCCACGCCGACCATCGACACGCTGCTCGACTTCTACCGCGAACAGACGGGCATCGCCTACATAGATGCCGATGGCACTGCCCTGAAGGACGCGTCCGCCAGCGCCATGCCCCGCACCTTCGGCCTTACCACCAAAGAGGCCTTCGTCAAGTTCTACCAATCGTAA
- a CDS encoding bifunctional glycosyltransferase/CDP-glycerol:glycerophosphate glycerophosphotransferase, translating into MPNFDITVVIPVYNAEEYLGETLASVEAQTLGMDRIQVVLVDDGSTDGSAGICRAFADKHPGHVVFVQQENAGVSRARNVGLDHALGRIVTCLDSDDAWTADSFAHAVAFFDEGGHGVDVLCGKLELFEGQSSDHPLDYRFTRSDDKDALVYLGMQPADIQSTIGNCFFLRKAIGNTRFDEGLATSEDTLFVAKVLLGKCCYGVAPLCRYRYRKRSDGSSLSQVITFKKHRQNLEVCRRLFAASREAYGEILPFIQATALYIVNWQIFGATAEPLTEEERALWRAEVEELLVDISLDVLAKPSWLAREKKLVLYRMKYGEDVFSRMAWVEKDRGLLEGVRATSLNAKAPCYIYDLEQRGDVLHLEGTTDLSVFREPFQLFVLDEKSGRRYDACLFDYPTATHETIAGEVVFEGLRFTVDVPLKPGCAYSFCAQIGEGGRTLALTPHYGHFALFSQSMKHDYHRFGDVMVKHIGKQLRTYRATVRMAVVSELRRLKEVATYDKADAKTRRAYVGLRLRYHLHRLLFKKPIWIFGDKEWKAGDNAENVYRYAVRESGFHGAKMYFALEKSSVDYPAVAAYGNVVDPSTARYRLLFLLASVVVSSRSEESMVNPFGANLPLVKDLLNYDFVYLTHGTLFGDLAFMLAKPAKDIRRFCVSTQMERRALLTSAYAYGEDEVVLTGMARYDAYGDAKPRKVVAFLPTWRAHLAGKIIPGTSTREYVPHFKDTDFWAFYNGLINDERLLEAMRRTGYTGEFYVHPAFEKQAADFSGNELISVGDGSADYERVLSESALLVTDYSGVGFDFGYQRKPVVYSQYDSVFSGGHTYGEDSYFDYDADGFGPVARSLDETVDAIIAYLEADCAAEPLYRERADAMFGFSDYQSCKRIFDAVVAMRSSSRGSGEGA; encoded by the coding sequence GTGCCGAACTTCGATATTACCGTCGTCATCCCTGTGTACAACGCCGAGGAGTACCTGGGCGAGACGCTTGCCTCGGTGGAGGCCCAGACGCTGGGCATGGACCGCATCCAGGTGGTGCTCGTCGACGACGGCAGCACGGACGGCAGCGCGGGCATCTGCCGCGCCTTCGCGGACAAGCACCCGGGACACGTGGTGTTCGTGCAGCAGGAGAACGCCGGCGTCTCCCGGGCCCGCAACGTCGGGCTCGATCACGCCTTGGGCCGCATCGTCACCTGCCTGGACAGCGACGACGCCTGGACGGCCGACTCCTTCGCCCACGCCGTGGCCTTCTTCGACGAGGGGGGCCATGGGGTGGACGTTCTGTGCGGCAAGCTGGAGCTGTTCGAGGGCCAGAGCAGCGACCATCCGCTGGACTACCGCTTCACGCGCAGCGACGACAAGGACGCGCTCGTCTACCTGGGCATGCAGCCGGCCGACATCCAGAGCACCATCGGCAACTGCTTCTTCCTGCGAAAGGCCATCGGCAACACGCGCTTCGACGAGGGTCTGGCCACGTCGGAGGACACGCTGTTCGTGGCCAAGGTTCTTCTGGGGAAGTGCTGCTACGGCGTGGCGCCCCTCTGCCGCTACCGCTACCGCAAGCGCTCCGACGGCTCGTCGCTCAGCCAGGTGATCACCTTTAAGAAGCATCGCCAGAACCTGGAGGTGTGCCGGCGCCTGTTCGCGGCCTCGCGCGAGGCCTACGGCGAGATCCTGCCGTTCATTCAGGCGACGGCGCTCTACATTGTGAACTGGCAGATCTTCGGCGCTACGGCCGAGCCCCTTACCGAGGAGGAGCGCGCCCTGTGGAGGGCCGAGGTGGAGGAGCTGCTGGTCGATATCTCCCTGGACGTGCTGGCCAAGCCCTCCTGGCTCGCCCGCGAGAAGAAGCTCGTGCTGTACCGCATGAAGTACGGCGAGGACGTCTTCAGCCGCATGGCGTGGGTGGAGAAGGACCGGGGCCTTCTGGAGGGTGTGCGCGCCACGAGCCTGAACGCCAAGGCGCCCTGCTACATTTACGACCTGGAGCAGCGCGGGGACGTGCTGCACCTGGAGGGGACGACGGATCTTTCCGTGTTCCGCGAGCCCTTCCAGCTGTTCGTACTGGACGAGAAATCGGGTCGGCGCTACGACGCCTGCCTGTTCGACTACCCGACGGCCACCCATGAGACCATCGCCGGCGAGGTGGTGTTCGAGGGGCTTCGCTTCACGGTGGATGTGCCCTTGAAGCCCGGATGCGCCTACTCTTTCTGCGCGCAGATCGGCGAGGGCGGCCGCACGCTGGCGCTCACGCCCCACTACGGCCACTTCGCCCTGTTCAGCCAATCGATGAAGCATGACTACCACCGCTTCGGCGACGTCATGGTGAAGCACATCGGCAAGCAGCTGCGCACCTACCGGGCCACGGTCCGCATGGCCGTCGTCTCGGAGCTGCGCCGTTTGAAGGAGGTCGCCACCTACGACAAGGCGGACGCGAAGACCCGCCGCGCCTACGTCGGCCTGCGCCTGCGCTACCACCTGCACCGGCTCCTCTTCAAGAAGCCCATCTGGATCTTCGGCGACAAGGAGTGGAAAGCCGGCGACAACGCCGAGAACGTCTACCGCTACGCGGTGCGGGAATCGGGCTTCCACGGCGCGAAGATGTACTTCGCCTTGGAGAAGTCCAGCGTGGACTACCCAGCCGTGGCCGCCTACGGCAACGTGGTCGATCCCTCGACGGCGCGCTACCGGCTTCTGTTCTTGCTGGCGTCGGTGGTGGTCTCGTCGCGCTCGGAGGAGTCGATGGTCAACCCCTTCGGCGCCAACTTGCCCTTGGTGAAGGACCTTCTGAACTACGACTTCGTCTACCTGACCCACGGCACCCTGTTCGGGGATTTGGCCTTCATGCTGGCCAAGCCGGCCAAGGACATCCGGCGGTTCTGCGTGAGCACCCAGATGGAGCGCCGAGCGCTTCTGACGAGCGCCTACGCCTACGGTGAGGACGAAGTGGTGCTGACGGGCATGGCGCGCTACGACGCCTACGGCGACGCGAAGCCGCGCAAGGTGGTGGCGTTTCTGCCCACCTGGCGGGCGCACCTGGCCGGCAAGATCATCCCGGGCACGAGCACCCGCGAGTACGTGCCCCACTTCAAGGACACCGATTTCTGGGCGTTCTACAACGGGCTCATCAACGACGAGCGGCTGCTTGAGGCCATGCGCCGCACCGGCTACACGGGCGAGTTCTACGTTCACCCCGCCTTCGAGAAGCAGGCCGCCGATTTCTCCGGCAACGAGCTCATCAGCGTGGGGGACGGCTCGGCCGACTACGAGCGCGTGCTCAGCGAGTCGGCGCTGCTGGTTACCGACTACTCCGGCGTCGGGTTCGACTTCGGCTATCAGCGCAAGCCGGTGGTGTACAGCCAGTACGACTCGGTGTTCAGCGGCGGCCACACCTACGGCGAGGACAGCTACTTCGACTACGACGCCGACGGCTTCGGGCCGGTGGCGCGAAGCCTGGACGAGACGGTGGACGCCATCATCGCCTACCTGGAAGCCGACTGCGCCGCAGAGCCGCTCTACCGCGAGCGCGCCGACGCCATGTTCGGCTTCTCGGACTACCAAAGCTGCAAGCGCATCTTCGACGCCGTGGTGGCCATGAGGTCATCAAGCCGAGGATCGGGCGAGGGCGCCTGA